The following are encoded in a window of Roseimaritima ulvae genomic DNA:
- the bioB gene encoding biotin synthase BioB, with the protein MPSETLENASPSTASYDAMAQSVLAGNPLTSEQALAILRSPDEDLLDVMAAAFRVRRHHFGRAVQLYFLMNAKSGLCPEDCGYCSQSKVSTAPVPKYNILQRDKLMAAAELAAKRNAKTYCLVISARGPNEREMKAVEEVVPEIKAKYDLKVCACLGLLDETQAQRLKDCGVDRVNHNVNTSERFYEQICSTHTHADRVQTLQHVRNAGLELCSGGIIGMGETDEDVVAMAMELREIGVESIPLNFLTSIDGTPLQQKKQLTPSYCLKALAMFRLVNPDRELRISGGRELHLRSLQPLGLYAANSIFVGDYLTTEGQAPEADYQMVEDMGFTVTKEEEVGASC; encoded by the coding sequence ATGCCGTCCGAAACGCTCGAAAATGCCTCTCCCTCCACCGCTTCGTACGACGCGATGGCTCAGTCGGTATTGGCCGGAAACCCGTTGACGAGCGAGCAGGCGCTGGCGATTTTGCGGAGTCCCGACGAGGATTTGCTGGACGTGATGGCCGCCGCTTTTCGCGTCCGCCGTCATCACTTCGGACGCGCCGTGCAGCTGTATTTCCTGATGAACGCCAAGAGCGGCTTGTGCCCGGAAGACTGTGGCTACTGCAGCCAGTCGAAAGTCTCGACCGCTCCGGTGCCCAAATATAATATTCTGCAACGCGATAAATTGATGGCCGCCGCCGAATTGGCCGCCAAACGAAACGCCAAGACTTACTGCTTGGTGATTTCCGCTCGCGGTCCCAATGAGCGGGAAATGAAAGCCGTCGAAGAGGTCGTGCCGGAAATCAAAGCGAAATACGATTTGAAGGTCTGCGCTTGTTTGGGACTGTTGGACGAAACGCAAGCTCAGCGGCTGAAGGACTGCGGTGTCGATCGCGTCAACCACAACGTCAACACCAGCGAACGCTTCTACGAACAAATCTGTTCGACACACACCCATGCCGACCGCGTGCAAACGCTGCAGCACGTCCGCAACGCCGGCTTAGAACTGTGCAGCGGCGGGATTATCGGGATGGGCGAAACCGATGAAGACGTCGTGGCGATGGCGATGGAGCTGCGGGAAATCGGCGTGGAATCCATCCCCTTAAATTTCCTGACGTCGATCGACGGCACGCCGTTGCAGCAGAAGAAACAGCTCACGCCCAGCTACTGCCTGAAAGCCCTGGCGATGTTCCGGTTGGTTAATCCGGATCGCGAATTGCGGATTTCCGGCGGCCGTGAACTGCACCTGCGGTCGCTGCAACCGCTGGGCCTGTACGCCGCCAACAGCATCTTCGTGGGCGACTACCTGACGACCGAGGGACAAGCGCCCGAGGCGGACTACCAGATGGTCGAAGACATGGGCTTTACGGTCACCAAAGAAGAAGAAGTCGGCGCCAGCTGCTAA
- a CDS encoding YaiI/YqxD family protein, with product MKIWIDADAAPTDVKQVVFRAAKRLNIETLLVANRALDTPRGLPMVKSILVREGADVADRFIAEHALPGELAITADIPLAGQLVEKGVFVIDPRGDEYSPDTIASRLSMRNFMDTLRGEVELGGGAAPYGDADKKAFAATFDRLLNKAVRREEKAARLEGGGTGDAQP from the coding sequence ATGAAAATTTGGATCGACGCCGATGCCGCCCCCACGGATGTCAAGCAGGTGGTTTTTCGAGCCGCTAAACGCTTGAACATCGAAACGCTGCTGGTTGCCAACCGAGCCCTAGACACCCCTCGCGGATTGCCGATGGTCAAATCGATTTTGGTGCGTGAAGGGGCCGATGTGGCGGATCGATTTATCGCCGAACACGCCCTGCCCGGTGAGCTGGCGATCACGGCCGACATCCCGCTGGCCGGGCAGCTGGTCGAAAAGGGAGTCTTCGTGATCGATCCCCGCGGCGATGAATATTCGCCCGACACGATCGCTTCGCGGCTGTCGATGCGAAATTTTATGGATACCCTGCGCGGCGAAGTGGAGCTGGGCGGCGGGGCGGCGCCCTACGGGGACGCGGACAAAAAAGCTTTTGCGGCCACCTTTGACCGCCTGCTGAACAAGGCGGTGCGACGAGAAGAAAAGGCGGCAAGGTTGGAGGGTGGGGGGACGGGGGACGCCCAGCCGTAG
- a CDS encoding 3-keto-disaccharide hydrolase: MQIRQLAYSLLFTAAIPLLVSGADHGQAITDVKAAGPDYALQGEYKGSVKTKDGKQAFGTQVIALGDDKFQVVGYPGGLPGEGWSRGDELHRIDATAENGKISFQHEGAEIVVGDDQITVTVEGELLGTLKKVKRKSPTLGAKPPADATVLFDGSSADKFENGKLVDGKWLGATNCASKLKLGDHTLHIEFRTPYMPHARGQGRGNSGVYIQSRYELQVLDSFGLEGKDNECGGIYSISPPDVNMCFPPLTWQTYDIDFTAAKYNDAGEKTKNARVTVKHNGVVIHDDRELDHGTPGRHKEGPEPDALFLQNHGNPVVFRNIWVVQK; encoded by the coding sequence ATGCAGATCCGACAACTTGCCTATTCCTTGCTGTTTACCGCGGCGATTCCTTTATTGGTCAGCGGAGCCGACCACGGCCAAGCGATTACGGACGTGAAGGCTGCCGGCCCTGACTATGCTTTGCAGGGCGAATACAAAGGATCGGTAAAAACGAAAGACGGAAAGCAAGCCTTTGGCACTCAGGTGATCGCTCTGGGCGACGACAAGTTTCAAGTCGTTGGCTACCCCGGCGGACTGCCCGGCGAAGGTTGGTCTCGCGGTGACGAACTGCACCGCATCGACGCGACGGCCGAAAACGGCAAGATCAGTTTCCAACATGAAGGTGCCGAGATCGTCGTGGGCGATGACCAAATCACGGTCACGGTCGAAGGCGAGTTGCTGGGCACGCTGAAAAAAGTCAAACGCAAAAGCCCGACCTTGGGGGCCAAACCGCCGGCCGACGCCACCGTGCTGTTCGATGGATCTTCGGCCGACAAATTCGAAAACGGCAAATTGGTCGACGGTAAATGGCTGGGCGCAACGAATTGTGCCAGCAAGCTGAAACTGGGCGACCACACACTGCACATCGAATTCCGCACGCCCTACATGCCCCATGCTCGCGGCCAAGGTCGCGGCAACAGCGGCGTGTATATCCAAAGCCGTTACGAACTGCAGGTGCTCGATTCGTTCGGCCTGGAAGGCAAAGACAACGAATGCGGCGGCATCTATTCGATCTCACCTCCCGACGTCAACATGTGCTTTCCGCCCCTGACTTGGCAAACCTACGACATCGACTTCACCGCTGCCAAGTACAACGACGCCGGCGAAAAGACGAAAAATGCTCGGGTCACCGTCAAACATAACGGCGTGGTCATTCACGACGATCGCGAACTGGACCACGGCACCCCCGGTCGCCACAAAGAAGGCCCCGAACCCGACGCCTTGTTCCTGCAAAACCACGGCAACCCGGTCGTGTTTCGCAATATCTGGGTCGTGCAAAAGTAG
- a CDS encoding sigma-54-dependent transcriptional regulator — protein MNESFADARALIVDDERNMCELIETDLRLRGLDSRWCLSADEAIDRMHQENFDVVLTDVRMPGTSGLQLCQQLSQLRPDVPVIVMTAFGTLETAITAMRSGAYDFITKPIEMDLLAITLRRAIEHRRLSEQVRLLKASAGDEQSFGQMIGKSSAMVKLYDQLERVAQSDAAVLISGESGTGKELVARSIHSHSRRADRSFVAVNCAALTETLLESELFGHVKGAFTDARGERRGLFLEADGGTLLLDEMGEMPMSMQVKLLRALEERTVRPVGSDRETPFDVRVLTATNRDLETAVAEGRFREDLYYRINVIGIELPPLRSRGTDTLRLAEHFLKMYAQAENKSVDGLAEGVAEKLLAYSWPGNIRELRNVMERAVALTRYDKITVEDLPEKISQFKSGTVFIGGLDPAELVPMEEIERRYIEHVLDAVGGNQTQAARILGLDRKTIYRKIKRTAES, from the coding sequence ATGAACGAAAGCTTTGCCGACGCCCGTGCATTGATCGTCGACGACGAGCGGAACATGTGCGAATTGATCGAAACCGATTTACGGCTCCGTGGGCTGGACAGTCGCTGGTGTTTATCGGCCGACGAAGCCATCGATCGTATGCATCAAGAGAATTTTGATGTCGTATTGACCGACGTCCGCATGCCGGGGACCAGCGGGCTGCAGCTCTGCCAGCAGCTTTCCCAATTGCGTCCCGACGTGCCGGTGATCGTGATGACGGCTTTCGGAACCTTGGAGACGGCGATCACGGCGATGCGCAGCGGTGCCTACGACTTTATCACCAAGCCCATCGAGATGGACTTGTTGGCGATTACACTGCGGCGGGCGATCGAGCACCGGCGGTTGTCCGAGCAGGTGCGGTTGCTGAAAGCTTCCGCCGGCGACGAGCAGTCGTTTGGTCAAATGATCGGCAAGAGCTCGGCGATGGTCAAACTGTACGATCAACTGGAACGCGTGGCTCAGTCCGATGCGGCCGTGTTGATCAGCGGTGAAAGCGGCACAGGGAAAGAATTGGTGGCGCGTTCGATTCACAGCCACAGCCGGCGGGCGGATCGCTCGTTCGTGGCCGTCAACTGCGCGGCCCTGACCGAGACGTTGTTGGAGAGCGAACTGTTTGGGCACGTTAAAGGCGCTTTTACGGATGCTCGAGGCGAACGGCGGGGACTGTTCTTGGAAGCCGACGGGGGCACGTTGCTGTTGGATGAAATGGGCGAGATGCCGATGTCGATGCAGGTCAAACTGTTGCGAGCGCTGGAGGAACGCACGGTGCGGCCGGTGGGCAGCGACCGCGAAACCCCGTTTGACGTCCGCGTGTTGACCGCCACCAACCGGGATTTGGAAACGGCGGTCGCCGAGGGACGGTTTCGCGAAGACCTGTACTACCGCATCAACGTGATCGGTATCGAACTGCCGCCCCTGCGTTCGCGGGGAACCGACACGCTGCGGCTGGCGGAACACTTTCTCAAAATGTACGCACAAGCCGAAAACAAGTCCGTCGATGGGTTGGCCGAAGGCGTGGCGGAAAAGCTGCTGGCGTACTCCTGGCCCGGCAACATCCGTGAGCTGCGGAACGTGATGGAACGAGCCGTGGCATTGACGCGCTACGACAAGATCACGGTCGAGGACCTGCCGGAAAAAATCAGTCAGTTCAAAAGCGGGACGGTGTTCATCGGCGGGCTGGATCCGGCCGAGTTAGTACCCATGGAAGAGATCGAGCGGCGGTATATCGAGCACGTCTTGGACGCCGTGGGCGGCAACCAAACGCAGGCGGCCCGCATTCTGGGGCTGGATCGCAAGACGATTTACCGCAAAATCAAGCGGACGGCGGAGTCCTAA
- a CDS encoding sensor histidine kinase encodes MKLAAKLILLFMLGVLGIVALFSWQTIRRQRQWDQARRADHANDVVGALTPAIVQAYRDGGAVTIQQAIEVSAQYVPGHQMRWVDGTQIPQSSANTTITSRKISSISVADKDGTTVAHTVVPLVVDGTQAGVVEISEPTSHYDHFVRGSLLASLLSLLGVAALSAVVVYWGGIQLVGKPLGKLIEQVHKIGDGQLSQPPVLNSNDELGALALAISQMSRRLDQQKNAIRHADRLGTVGTLAAGMAHEMGTPLNVVSGRANLIASGKLSDVEVRQSAQTIKSEADRMATIIRQLLDFSRQTPQPHRPLDLRDVASSTCELLQPLADKADVQIVLDTPEQRCGMDGDQAQIQQVLTNLMTNAIQAMPDGGQVQVSVEACGDDEEDRVCVRVSDEGMGIEQEDIQRIFEPFYTTKDVGQGTGLGLSIAYGIVKEHGGEIDVQSQPGSHTTFTVSFPVP; translated from the coding sequence ATGAAACTGGCCGCTAAACTGATTCTGCTATTCATGCTGGGCGTACTGGGCATTGTCGCTCTGTTTTCCTGGCAGACGATTCGCCGCCAGCGGCAGTGGGATCAGGCTCGTCGCGCCGACCATGCCAATGACGTTGTCGGCGCGCTCACGCCGGCCATCGTCCAGGCCTATCGCGATGGCGGAGCGGTCACGATTCAACAAGCCATCGAAGTCTCCGCGCAGTACGTTCCGGGACATCAAATGCGTTGGGTCGACGGCACCCAAATTCCCCAGAGCAGCGCCAACACCACGATCACCTCGCGAAAGATCTCCAGCATTTCGGTGGCGGATAAAGACGGTACGACGGTGGCGCATACCGTGGTCCCCTTGGTCGTCGACGGCACGCAGGCCGGGGTCGTGGAAATCTCCGAGCCGACCTCGCACTACGACCATTTCGTCCGCGGTTCCCTGCTGGCTTCGCTGTTGTCGCTGTTGGGCGTTGCGGCGCTGTCGGCGGTGGTGGTTTATTGGGGCGGCATCCAGCTGGTCGGAAAGCCGCTGGGTAAGCTGATCGAACAGGTGCACAAGATCGGCGACGGTCAGTTGTCGCAGCCACCAGTGTTGAACAGCAATGACGAATTGGGCGCGTTGGCGTTGGCGATCAGCCAGATGAGCCGTCGGCTGGATCAACAAAAGAACGCCATTCGGCACGCCGATCGATTGGGCACCGTCGGTACGCTGGCGGCCGGCATGGCGCACGAAATGGGCACGCCCCTGAATGTTGTCTCCGGCCGCGCCAACCTGATCGCCAGTGGTAAACTATCGGACGTGGAGGTCCGTCAGAGTGCTCAGACGATTAAATCCGAAGCCGATCGGATGGCTACGATCATTCGGCAATTGCTGGATTTCTCTCGTCAGACCCCGCAGCCCCACCGTCCGCTGGATCTGCGCGACGTCGCCTCCAGCACTTGCGAACTGCTGCAACCGCTGGCCGACAAAGCTGATGTGCAGATTGTTCTGGACACCCCCGAACAACGCTGTGGGATGGACGGCGATCAGGCCCAGATCCAGCAGGTGCTGACCAATTTGATGACCAATGCGATTCAAGCCATGCCCGACGGAGGCCAGGTGCAGGTATCGGTCGAAGCATGTGGCGACGACGAAGAAGACCGCGTTTGCGTGCGGGTCAGCGACGAAGGAATGGGCATCGAACAGGAGGATATCCAACGCATCTTCGAGCCGTTTTACACCACCAAAGATGTTGGTCAGGGAACCGGTTTGGGCCTCTCGATCGCCTACGGTATTGTCAAAGAGCACGGAGGCGAGATCGACGTACAAAGCCAACCCGGCAGCCACACCACCTTCACCGTCTCCTTCCCCGTCCCGTAG
- a CDS encoding Do family serine endopeptidase → MKTSKSRLRAALVALPLTFAAVGLLVAAAPNEPAAAPVNQSVSAHRPNLPPPLSAEQLDVANSLSQAFRNVADRVLPAVVAIENRPDTSLQAARPSGRGQLAPGQNPFQGTPFEDMFRDGQMQGVPVPRQAPRTQAGIGSGVIIDSSGIVLTNNHVVAGGGKVIVKTQDGREFVAQEVFTDPKTDIAVVRIDGDDSLTAAPLGDSDVASVGDWVVALGQPFGLESTVTAGIISAKNRGIGITDRENFIQTDAAINPGNSGGPLVNLHGEVVGINTAISSRGGGNNGVGFAVPSNLARWVSDQLVQNGSVQRAYLGVGIQPVSYELATQLGVSPKSGVAVTNVFAGTPAEKMGFQSGDVIVKFGDTLVATPQQLQLAVERSEIGKTVAVQVVRDGEKITLRYSPEAAPEKLGNRPSKVQPSGVEMRSLGVEVSSLNAAVAKQLGLKDARGVVVTAVEENGNAAQAGLRPGMVIAQVNRQDVHSPDEFEQAIEADEDGSVLLLVRSPNGSQFIVVQR, encoded by the coding sequence ATGAAGACATCGAAATCACGTCTGCGAGCCGCGCTGGTAGCGCTGCCGCTGACGTTTGCCGCGGTCGGTTTGCTGGTCGCAGCCGCGCCCAACGAGCCCGCCGCCGCTCCGGTCAACCAGTCCGTCAGCGCTCATCGTCCAAACCTACCACCACCCTTGTCGGCCGAGCAACTCGACGTTGCTAACTCGCTATCTCAAGCGTTCCGCAACGTTGCCGATCGCGTGCTGCCGGCGGTGGTAGCGATCGAAAACCGCCCCGACACATCCTTGCAGGCGGCAAGACCTTCGGGCCGCGGCCAGTTGGCTCCCGGCCAAAACCCTTTTCAAGGAACACCTTTTGAAGACATGTTCCGTGATGGCCAAATGCAGGGTGTGCCGGTTCCCCGCCAAGCTCCGCGAACTCAGGCCGGTATCGGTTCGGGCGTGATCATCGATTCCTCAGGGATCGTGTTAACCAATAATCACGTTGTCGCCGGCGGCGGAAAAGTCATCGTGAAGACTCAGGACGGTCGCGAATTCGTGGCCCAGGAAGTGTTCACCGACCCCAAGACCGACATCGCGGTGGTTCGCATCGATGGCGATGATTCCTTGACGGCCGCTCCGTTGGGCGACAGCGATGTCGCATCGGTGGGCGACTGGGTGGTGGCTCTGGGGCAACCGTTTGGTTTGGAAAGCACCGTCACGGCGGGCATCATCAGTGCCAAGAATCGCGGCATCGGGATTACCGATCGTGAAAACTTTATCCAGACCGACGCCGCCATCAATCCGGGTAACAGCGGCGGACCGCTGGTCAACTTGCACGGGGAAGTTGTCGGCATCAATACGGCGATCTCCTCGCGAGGCGGTGGCAACAACGGCGTGGGCTTTGCCGTGCCCTCTAATCTGGCTCGCTGGGTCAGCGACCAATTGGTGCAAAACGGCAGCGTGCAGCGAGCCTATCTGGGCGTCGGCATCCAGCCGGTGTCCTACGAGTTGGCGACGCAGCTGGGCGTGTCACCCAAGAGTGGCGTGGCGGTGACCAACGTGTTCGCCGGTACTCCCGCGGAAAAGATGGGTTTCCAGAGCGGCGACGTGATCGTCAAGTTTGGAGACACGCTGGTGGCTACGCCGCAGCAACTGCAACTGGCTGTGGAACGTTCGGAAATCGGTAAAACGGTCGCCGTGCAAGTAGTGCGTGACGGGGAAAAGATCACGCTGCGGTACAGCCCTGAAGCCGCGCCAGAGAAGCTGGGAAACCGTCCCTCGAAGGTGCAGCCGAGCGGCGTGGAAATGCGTTCGTTGGGCGTGGAAGTGTCGTCCTTGAACGCTGCGGTCGCCAAGCAGTTGGGCTTGAAAGATGCCCGTGGCGTGGTGGTCACGGCTGTTGAGGAAAACGGCAACGCGGCCCAAGCCGGACTACGGCCCGGGATGGTGATCGCGCAGGTCAACCGCCAGGACGTGCACAGTCCCGATGAATTCGAGCAGGCCATCGAAGCTGACGAAGACGGTTCGGTCCTGTTGCTGGTGCGTTCGCCCAACGGCTCGCAGTTCATCGTCGTCCAGCGTTAA
- a CDS encoding RrF2 family transcriptional regulator: MKLTTQTDFALRTLMYLGTRSSRANVSDVATTFGISVNHVAKVVNLLARGGYIHSTRGIGGGIELALPAEQISIGRVIELIEGDLHLLSCVGEDDTCSIHSFCKLKGVLAEAERVQREYLNGVTLADVVPSRKQLQRAE; the protein is encoded by the coding sequence ATGAAGTTGACAACGCAAACCGACTTTGCTTTGCGTACGCTGATGTACCTGGGCACTCGCTCGTCTCGAGCCAACGTTTCGGATGTGGCCACGACCTTCGGAATCTCCGTGAATCATGTTGCCAAAGTCGTCAATCTGTTGGCTCGTGGCGGTTACATTCACTCCACACGCGGCATCGGTGGAGGCATCGAATTGGCTCTGCCCGCCGAACAGATTTCCATTGGTCGGGTGATCGAATTGATCGAGGGTGATCTGCATCTGCTGTCCTGCGTCGGTGAAGACGATACCTGCAGCATCCATTCCTTCTGCAAACTCAAAGGCGTGTTGGCCGAAGCCGAACGTGTGCAGCGGGAATACCTAAATGGCGTCACGCTGGCCGATGTCGTACCCTCCCGCAAGCAGTTGCAGCGAGCCGAGTAA
- a CDS encoding DUF542 domain-containing protein — MMCDLDTSIPDWIIEHPETTRVFVDLGLDVHCGGKSLEYVCQHQGLSPPAVLQQLWAAVNQAAAQRTEPGSDN, encoded by the coding sequence ATGATGTGTGATTTAGATACCAGTATCCCCGATTGGATCATCGAGCACCCCGAAACGACGCGTGTGTTTGTCGATTTGGGGTTGGACGTCCACTGTGGCGGCAAATCCTTGGAATACGTCTGCCAACATCAGGGATTGAGCCCCCCGGCGGTGCTGCAGCAATTATGGGCAGCCGTCAACCAGGCCGCCGCCCAACGAACCGAACCGGGGTCCGACAATTGA
- a CDS encoding lipopolysaccharide biosynthesis protein translates to MAESLPQPSSDDDPIPWLLIGFNLVGIGLGYAITMLLARQLTHSEFEHYVAAVATLGLWATFAEAGFGKYALRIVPVYLAAARRHLLRSYIRYALVATLWLSMAVALVASLLEWFIQEGQGQYVILVAISILPIVALCGVMVDLLLAMHLPRCGMFVGRVLVPATTLALIVWTSSVSSITPLAAIYCFAGGSAAGLLSGGLVCTRLVSPVVRKPFTKVPVDNSWRAWTAASFSFMGYYFLLAWLSRSTLFIASHLPHQPTQLAVLAPAMETGCLILLLSKSTDKYFQPAMSMLLESTQWQQLSAMGRSRRRVIGICVAVFLAVVMLLGKQILGLYGEDFVPGYGALCIVAVGSSVWTMFSLSPSFLLYSGGSRILLALLCIHAIVLVLLVGALFPAFGAIGGAAAYAITVSAFTLSAFFFASTRFGRLSASTKSADHTEQQRSIPPQY, encoded by the coding sequence TTGGCTGAATCACTTCCCCAACCGTCGTCCGATGACGACCCGATCCCTTGGTTGCTGATTGGTTTCAACCTGGTGGGTATCGGCTTGGGGTACGCAATCACGATGCTGTTGGCGCGGCAGCTGACGCATAGCGAATTCGAACATTACGTGGCGGCGGTTGCCACATTGGGACTGTGGGCGACATTCGCGGAAGCCGGTTTCGGCAAATACGCGTTGCGAATTGTCCCGGTGTATTTGGCCGCGGCTCGACGTCATTTGCTGCGGTCGTACATTCGCTACGCCCTGGTGGCCACGCTGTGGCTGAGCATGGCGGTGGCCTTGGTGGCGTCGCTGCTGGAATGGTTCATCCAAGAAGGCCAAGGCCAATACGTGATCTTGGTGGCGATTTCCATCCTGCCGATCGTGGCTTTGTGCGGGGTCATGGTGGATTTGTTGCTGGCCATGCACCTTCCCAGGTGCGGGATGTTTGTGGGCCGGGTGCTGGTGCCGGCGACGACGCTGGCGTTGATTGTGTGGACGTCCAGCGTGTCCTCGATCACTCCGCTGGCGGCAATCTACTGCTTCGCGGGCGGTAGCGCAGCGGGGCTGTTGAGCGGTGGCTTGGTCTGCACGCGGCTCGTCTCTCCCGTCGTCCGAAAACCCTTCACAAAGGTGCCGGTCGACAACAGCTGGCGAGCTTGGACGGCGGCCAGTTTCTCCTTCATGGGATACTACTTTCTGCTGGCTTGGCTGTCCCGTTCGACATTATTCATAGCTAGTCACCTGCCGCACCAACCAACGCAGTTAGCGGTCTTGGCACCGGCGATGGAGACCGGTTGTTTGATTTTGTTGCTCTCGAAATCGACGGATAAATACTTCCAACCTGCGATGTCCATGTTGCTGGAGTCGACTCAGTGGCAGCAGCTATCAGCAATGGGGCGTTCGCGGCGGCGAGTGATCGGGATCTGTGTCGCCGTTTTCCTGGCGGTGGTGATGCTGTTGGGAAAGCAAATCCTAGGACTCTATGGCGAAGATTTTGTTCCCGGATATGGAGCCCTATGTATCGTTGCGGTGGGTTCGAGTGTGTGGACGATGTTTTCGCTCTCGCCCAGCTTTTTGCTGTATTCCGGCGGGTCGCGAATCCTGCTGGCACTGCTGTGCATTCATGCGATCGTGCTGGTACTGTTGGTGGGCGCGTTGTTCCCGGCGTTTGGCGCGATCGGCGGCGCAGCGGCCTACGCCATTACGGTCAGTGCGTTCACCCTCTCGGCATTTTTCTTCGCGTCCACCCGATTCGGCCGCTTGTCCGCGTCGACGAAGTCCGCGGATCACACGGAACAGCAGCGGTCCATCCCGCCCCAATATTAA
- a CDS encoding tetratricopeptide repeat protein — translation MQRLTGWYTFFFLAIGTLLASSPPGWGQAGSISEQTPSGAEVPLLEGITVHRYQVTTDSPLAQRYFDQGLNLSYAFNHDEAIRSFEQAIQFDPDCVMAWWGIALCNGPHINNPLMDQPRSQAAWQAIEKAKAACDSATATEQALITALKSRYTADAKANVEERPMFDKRYAMSMRRVHQQFPDNDDVTVLYAESLMDLRPWDLWSPDGQPRPETPTILSLLETVLQRNPNHPGANHLYIHAVEASNEPQRAMAAADRLRTLMPGSGHMVHMPAHIDVRTGKWAQASDQNEHSMRVDQEYRKASPKQGFYSVYMLHNPHFLAFTCMMEGRRERAEQAAKQMLAGITPELLQHSAPLADPFMAIEYQVLVRFGQWDAVLKMPEPPAGLPLTTALWRFARATALAAKRDIPVAEAEQKLFRAAVAAVPNETMGAINKAEDILKVAEHVLAGELAFQKGDIETAIAQLQQGVAAESALLYMEPPEWIQPVRHSLGAVLVAAEKWQQAEQVYRADLVQWPENGWALYGLAQCLKAQHDEAGAADALKRFRAAWGRADTQIGATCLCVLEP, via the coding sequence ATGCAAAGGCTAACGGGCTGGTATACATTCTTCTTCTTGGCGATCGGTACACTGCTCGCGTCATCGCCTCCGGGCTGGGGACAAGCCGGTTCGATCAGCGAACAGACACCGAGCGGCGCCGAGGTGCCGCTGCTGGAGGGCATCACCGTTCACCGATATCAGGTGACGACAGATTCTCCGCTGGCACAGCGTTATTTCGACCAAGGTTTGAATCTGAGCTATGCCTTTAATCACGACGAAGCGATCCGTTCATTTGAGCAAGCGATTCAATTTGATCCCGACTGTGTCATGGCGTGGTGGGGAATCGCCTTGTGCAACGGTCCGCACATCAATAATCCCCTAATGGACCAGCCGCGTTCGCAAGCGGCTTGGCAGGCGATCGAAAAAGCCAAAGCGGCTTGCGATTCCGCTACGGCAACCGAACAGGCGTTGATCACCGCCTTGAAATCTCGCTACACGGCCGATGCCAAAGCCAACGTCGAAGAACGTCCGATGTTCGACAAACGCTACGCCATGTCCATGCGGCGCGTGCACCAACAGTTTCCCGACAATGACGATGTCACCGTCTTGTACGCGGAATCCCTGATGGATCTGCGGCCCTGGGACCTGTGGTCGCCTGACGGCCAGCCGCGGCCCGAAACCCCGACGATCCTGTCTCTGCTAGAGACGGTGTTGCAGCGGAATCCCAATCATCCGGGCGCCAACCATTTGTACATCCACGCGGTCGAAGCCTCCAACGAACCGCAGCGAGCAATGGCGGCGGCGGATCGTTTGCGAACCCTGATGCCGGGTTCGGGGCACATGGTGCATATGCCGGCGCACATCGACGTGCGAACGGGCAAATGGGCCCAAGCGTCCGACCAAAATGAGCACTCCATGCGCGTCGACCAGGAATACCGCAAGGCCTCGCCGAAACAAGGATTCTACTCGGTCTATATGCTTCATAACCCACATTTCCTCGCATTCACTTGCATGATGGAAGGACGACGAGAGCGGGCTGAACAAGCGGCGAAGCAAATGTTGGCGGGAATAACGCCCGAGTTGCTGCAGCATTCCGCGCCGCTTGCCGATCCCTTTATGGCCATCGAATACCAGGTGCTAGTTCGCTTTGGTCAGTGGGATGCCGTGTTGAAGATGCCTGAGCCGCCGGCGGGCCTACCGCTGACGACCGCTCTCTGGCGATTCGCGCGAGCCACCGCCCTGGCGGCCAAACGAGATATTCCGGTGGCCGAAGCGGAACAGAAGCTATTCCGTGCCGCCGTCGCTGCGGTTCCCAACGAAACCATGGGAGCGATTAACAAGGCCGAAGATATCCTCAAGGTTGCCGAACATGTTTTGGCAGGCGAACTGGCTTTTCAAAAAGGTGACATCGAAACCGCCATCGCTCAGCTGCAACAAGGCGTAGCCGCTGAATCCGCACTGCTGTACATGGAACCGCCCGAATGGATTCAGCCCGTGCGTCATTCGTTGGGCGCGGTGCTGGTCGCCGCGGAAAAATGGCAGCAAGCCGAGCAAGTGTACCGAGCTGATTTGGTTCAATGGCCGGAAAACGGCTGGGCTCTGTACGGTTTGGCGCAGTGCCTAAAAGCACAGCATGATGAAGCCGGCGCGGCCGACGCGCTGAAACGCTTCCGAGCCGCTTGGGGCCGAGCCGACACGCAAATCGGTGCGACCTGCCTGTGTGTCCTAGAACCCTAG